AGGGAACCCACCCGATCCCCCAGCCCCACCGCCCGAGCCCCCTCCACCGTGGCCATGCGGAGCACCTTCCAGGCGGGCATGGCCTCCGGATCCTGGTGGCGGATCTTGTGGAACAGGGCGGTGAGCTTCATTTCGTTGAACATGTTGTGGTTGTTGTTTCCCGGGGCCTGATCGGACCCCAGCCCCACCACGCCCCCCGCCTCCAGGAAAGTCCGGGCCGGAGGCACCACCCCATCGATGATGCCGATGGAGTTGGAGCACAACACCATGGAGGCACCGCTTCGGGCCACCAGGCGGGTCTCCTCCTCCGTGGCGTCGGTGAGGTGCACCGCGATGAGGTGCTCGTCCAGATAGCCCCTCTCCTGGAGCCAGGGGATGGTGCGCTTGCCGTAGCGCAGGAGCATCTGCTCCGTCTCCCGGTCTCCCTGGGCCACGTGGAGGTGCACCCGCGTGCCCCGCCGAAGGGCCTGCTCCCGCACCTCTCCCAGCAGGGCCTCCCCCAGAAAATCCGGCCCCATGGGGCCGAAGAGGATGCGGATGCGTCCGTCCCCCCGGCCGTCCCACCGGTCGAAGAGGTCCAACAGGTTCTCCAGGTCCCGGCGACCGTAGGCCTCGTCGAAGCGGTACAGCTCCCCCGGGGCGTAGACCCGCTCGGGCATCTCCCGGACCAGCTGGGTCAGGTTCCCCCGCAGGCCCATCTCCTCCACCAGGGCGGCCTCCTGGTGCATCAGGTCGTCGTAGTTGCCCAAGGTGGTGGTCCCCGCCGCCAGGGCCTCCAGGACCCCCAACCGGAAGCCCCAGAGACGGTCCCGGGGGCTCACCGACCCCTTGAAGGGGTTGAGGCCGTACATCATCCAGTGCCCCGTGTCCTGGGCCAGCCCCCGGAGCACCGAAAGCTCCATGTGGCAGTGGGCGTCCACGAAACCCGGCATCAGGAGGGTGCGGGGCCTGCGGATGAGCCGTTCCGGGGCGTAGGCCCCCAGGATCTCCTCCGTCGGCCCCAGGGCCACGATCCGCCCCCGGTCCACCGCCAGGGCGGAGTCGGCCCGGTAGCCCACCCCTTCCCCCTCCATAGTCAGCACGTGGGGCGCCGCCACCACCAGGTCGATGCTCCGCACCGCCGCTCCCCCCCTCTTCCCTTCGGTCCGCCCCCCCGGGGAGAGGCGGGAAAGGGGCGGCCCCGCGGGGCCACCCCGCCCTTCAGCGCTTCTTTCCCCCCAGGTATGCGGCCTCGATCTCCGGGTTGTGGAGGAGTTCCTGGGAGGGTCCCTCCATGAGGAGGTGCCCCGTCTGGATGACGTAGGCCCGGTGGGAGAGCATGAGGGCCTGCTTGGCGTTCTGCTCCACGATGAGGATGGTGAGGCCCATCTCCTGGTTCACCCGTTTGAGTTCCTTGAAGATCTCCTTGATGATGATGGGCGCCAGCCCCAGGGAGGGTTCGTCCAGCAGCAGCACCCGGGGGCGAGCCATGAGGGCCCGGCCGATGGCCAGCATCTGCTGCTCCCCCCCCGAGAGGGTCCCGGCGTACTGGTCCTTCCGCTCCTCCAGGCGCGGGAAGAGGTCGTAGACCTTCCGCAGGTCTCCCTGGATGTCCGTCTCCGACTTCTGGGGGAACGCCCCCATGCGGAGGTTCTCGTACGTCGTCAGGGGGGCGAAGACCTTTCGCCCCTCCGGGGAGATGGATACCCCCGAGGTGACCACCTGGAAGCTCTTGGTGGGAAGGGAACGTCCCTCCAGGAACACCTCGCCCCCCGCCCGGGGGACGCTGCCCATCACCGCGTTCATCAGGGTGGACTTCCCCGCTCCGTTGGCCCCGATGACCGCCACGATCTCTCCGGCGTACACGTCCAGGTCCAGTCCCTGCAGGGCCTTGATGGCCCCGTAGTTCACCACCAGGTTCCGCACCGAAAGGAGGGGGGTTCTTTCCTGCGACATGGGTCTAGTCCTCCTCTCCCAGGTAGGCCTTGAGGACCTCCGGGTGGCTCTGGATGTCCTCCGGGCCCCCCTCGGCGATCAGGGCGCCGAAGTTCATGCAGACGATGTGGGGGCAGATGGCCATCACCAGCTCCATGTGGTGTTCGATCACCAGGATGGTGAGCTTGAAGTCCCGGTGGATCCCCAGGATCAGGTCGTTGAGCTGTTCCACTTCCTCCGGGTTCATCCCCGCGGCGGGTTCGTCCAGAAGCAGCAGCTCCGGCTGGAGGGACAGGGCCCGGGCGATCTCCAGACGCCGCTGGAGGCCGTAGGGCAAGGTACCCGCCGCCTGTTCGGCCCGGTCCGCCAGGCCCACCCGCTCCAGCAGCTCCATGCTATGGGTCCGGTTGGCCTTCTCCCGGCTCCCCCAGCGCCCCAGGTGGGTGCAGGCCTCGAAGAAGCCGTAGGGGTGGTGCTGCTGGCAGGCGGTCATGACGTTGTCCAGCACCGAGGAGGTGGGGAAGAGGCGCAGGTTCTGGAAGGTGCGGGCGATGCCCTTGCGGATCACCTCGTAGGTCTTCAGGGGGGTGATGTCCTCCCCCTTGAAGTGCACCTTTCCGTCGGAGACGTCGTAGACCCCCGTGATGAGGTTGAAGATGGTGGTCTTTCCCGCCCCGTTGGGGCCGATGAGCCCCGCCAGTTCCCCCTCCTGGAGGGAGAAGGTCATGTCCCGCACGGCCTGCACGCCCCCGAAGGCTTTCCCCACTCCGGTCAGTTCCAGCACCGCGTTCATCGGGTCTCGCTCCCCTCGCTTCCGATCGTCCCGACCCGGCGCCCCTTGCGGCGGAAGAGCCTCTTCAGATAGGACCAGGAAAGCTCGTTCTGCCCCAAAAGCCCCTCGGGACGGGCTACCATGATGACCACCAGCACGAGGCCGTAGATCAGCATGCGGTACTGGGAGATGGGGCGGAACAGCTCCGTCACCAGGGTCAGGATGGCGGACCCCAGGAGACACCCGCTCATGGAGCCCAGGCCTCCGAACACCACCACCGCGGTCAGCTCCGTGGATTTTCCTCCATCGAACATGACGGGCTGGATGAAGGACATGAACCCCGCCATGAGGGCTCCCGCCACACCGCAGTAGAACCCCGAGATGGCCAGGGAGAGCACCCGGTAGCGGGCGGTGTGGAAGCCCAGGAGGGACGCGGCCAGGTAGTCGTCCCGGCAGGCCTTGAAGGCCCGGCCGAAGTTGCCGTTGATGAGCAGGAACATGGCGGCGGACAGGGCCACCAGAAAGCCCACCGCCACGGGCAGGGTGGTGAAGCCGTCGATGCCCGGATAGCCCCGGGCGCCCAGGGTGATGTCCCCCCCGTTCTCCAGGAGCAGGCGGATGGCCTCTCCCAGCCCCAGGGAGGCGATGGTGTAGTAGTCCCCCAGCAGGCGCAGGGTGGGCACCCCGATGACGAAGGACACCAGCATGGCTAAAAGGCCCCCCAGAAGGATCGCCGGGAGCCAGTGGACCCCGTATTCCACCGTGAGGATGGCCGCCACATAGGCCCCCACGGCCATATACCCCGCATGTCCGAGGCTGAAGATCCCCGTGAAGCCCGTGAGGAGGGAAATCCCCAGGGCGGCGATGCAGTTGATGCACAGCAGGATGACGATGCCCTGCCCGTATCCGTCCAACATGATCCCACCCCCTAGACCTTCTCGTCCACGGACTTGCCGAAGAAACCCGTGGGGCGCACCAGCAGGGTGATGATCAGCATGGCGAAGACCACCAGGTCCCGGAACTGGCTGGAGATGAACCCGGCGGTGAGCATCTCCGCCAGGCCCAGGATGAGGCTCCCCAGCACCGCCCCGGGGAGGGAGCCCAGGCCCCCGATCACCGCCGCCACGAAGGCCTTGGTGGTGATGGCCCCCAGCTGCGGGAAGAGGGTATAGCGCACGGAGAGGAAGATGCCCCCCACCGCCGCCAGAAGCCCTGCCACGAAGAAGACGATGGAGATGAGGAGGTTCACGTTCACCCCCATGAGCCCGGCGGTGCGGAGGTTGTAGGACGCCGCCCGGATGGCCAGGCCCCACTTGGTCTTCACCAGGAAGAGCTGGAGCCCCACCAGGCAGACCACCGAGGTGACCAGGGAGAGGAGGTCGAAGGCGCTGGTGGTGGCCAGGCCGAAGAGGTTCACCGGGTTCGTGGGGATCACCGGAGGCAGGGCGCGGAAGCGGCCTCCCACGGTGACCACGAAGAGGTTCTCGATGACGATGCTGATGCCCATGGAGGCGATCATCATGTACAGCGTCAGGGGGGTCCGCTCCCGGATGGGTTTGTACCCCAGGCGCTCCGTCAGCACCGCCGCGATGCCCGCCCCGATCAGGGCCACCCCTGCGGCGACCCAGATGTTTCCTCCTTGGAGGCGCAGGATGCCGTAGCACAGATACCCGCCGATGACCAGGAAGCCCCCGTGGGCGAAGTTGGAGAACAAAAGGATGGAATAGACCAGGGAATACCCCACCGCGATGAGGGCATAGACCGAACCCAGGGACAACCCGTTGATGACCTGCTGGAAGAACATGCCGTTCACGAACGCACCCCCCTCTCCTCCGGCGACCCGCCCCCGCGGGGGGGCATCCGCCGTGCCGCCTCTTCCCGAAGCGCCTCGGGGACCCCGGCCCCCCGGGGGATCCGAAGGATCGACCGGTCCAGGTTCTCCAGGTCCTCCCACTCCCCCAGGACCTTCAGCCCCGTCCCCGTGGCCACCGCCACCGCCACATCCCCCTCCCGGACCAGTCCCTCCCTGCGGCAGCGCAGCAGCGCCGCCAGGGAGACCGCGCCGGTGGGTTCCACCAGCATGCCCTGTCGGGCCAGGAGGAGGGTGGCCGCAGCCAGCTCCGCCTCCTCCACCGCCACCGCCTCGCCCCCCGAAGCCTCCAGGGCCTGCCGGGCGATCTCCCCATCCGCGGGAAAGGGCACCGCGATGGTGAGCGCCAGGGTCCTGCCCGGACAGGGCTCCCGCCGGAGGGGTCGCCCCTCCCGCACCGCCCGCACGAAGGGAGCGCAGGCCGCCGCCTGGGCCGCCACGGGCCGGGGGACCCGGTCCGTCAGCCCCAGGTCCGCCAGGTCCCGGAAGCCCCGGCAGACCCCCGCGCAGACCCCGCCTCCCCCCAGGGGCACGGACACCCAGTCCGGGACGCGCCCCAGTTCCTCGAAGATCTCGTAGGCGATGGTCTTGTCCGCCTCCTCGTGGTAGGGGTTCAGGTGGATCGCCGTGGAACCGTCAGGGTAGCCCAGCTCCCGCCCCCAGGCCTCGCTGACCTCCAGGCAGTCGTTGATGTCCCCCTCCACCAGCACGATCCGGGCCCCGCAGGCCGCCGCCTGACGGCATCGGAACGCCGGGGTGTCCCGGGGCATGAGCACCAGGCAGGGCAGTCCCGCCCGGGCCGCGTAGGCCGCCACGGCGGGGCCGTTGTTCCCGTCGCTGGCCACGATCACCCCTCCCGCCCCGGTCTCCCGGGCCCGGGAGACCGTCACCGAGGCGGGACGGTCCTTGTAGGTCCCCGTGGGGTTCAGCCCCTCCCACTTCACCCACAGCCTCCCCGGTCCGGAATCCTCCCGCAGGGGGACCAGGGGGGTGTCTCCCTCCCCCAGGGTCACCGGATCGGCCCCCTC
The sequence above is drawn from the Aminomonas paucivorans DSM 12260 genome and encodes:
- a CDS encoding pyridoxal-phosphate dependent enzyme, giving the protein MGVRFRRVCFACGEVLSRENPWGRCPRCGSYGVPRFDPALPLKDSRFRRMWRYWPRLPLEGADPVTLGEGDTPLVPLREDSGPGRLWVKWEGLNPTGTYKDRPASVTVSRARETGAGGVIVASDGNNGPAVAAYAARAGLPCLVLMPRDTPAFRCRQAAACGARIVLVEGDINDCLEVSEAWGRELGYPDGSTAIHLNPYHEEADKTIAYEIFEELGRVPDWVSVPLGGGGVCAGVCRGFRDLADLGLTDRVPRPVAAQAAACAPFVRAVREGRPLRREPCPGRTLALTIAVPFPADGEIARQALEASGGEAVAVEEAELAAATLLLARQGMLVEPTGAVSLAALLRCRREGLVREGDVAVAVATGTGLKVLGEWEDLENLDRSILRIPRGAGVPEALREEAARRMPPRGGGSPEERGVRS
- a CDS encoding ABC transporter ATP-binding protein, which codes for MSQERTPLLSVRNLVVNYGAIKALQGLDLDVYAGEIVAVIGANGAGKSTLMNAVMGSVPRAGGEVFLEGRSLPTKSFQVVTSGVSISPEGRKVFAPLTTYENLRMGAFPQKSETDIQGDLRKVYDLFPRLEERKDQYAGTLSGGEQQMLAIGRALMARPRVLLLDEPSLGLAPIIIKEIFKELKRVNQEMGLTILIVEQNAKQALMLSHRAYVIQTGHLLMEGPSQELLHNPEIEAAYLGGKKR
- a CDS encoding ABC transporter ATP-binding protein; translated protein: MNAVLELTGVGKAFGGVQAVRDMTFSLQEGELAGLIGPNGAGKTTIFNLITGVYDVSDGKVHFKGEDITPLKTYEVIRKGIARTFQNLRLFPTSSVLDNVMTACQQHHPYGFFEACTHLGRWGSREKANRTHSMELLERVGLADRAEQAAGTLPYGLQRRLEIARALSLQPELLLLDEPAAGMNPEEVEQLNDLILGIHRDFKLTILVIEHHMELVMAICPHIVCMNFGALIAEGGPEDIQSHPEVLKAYLGEED
- a CDS encoding branched-chain amino acid ABC transporter permease, which encodes MLDGYGQGIVILLCINCIAALGISLLTGFTGIFSLGHAGYMAVGAYVAAILTVEYGVHWLPAILLGGLLAMLVSFVIGVPTLRLLGDYYTIASLGLGEAIRLLLENGGDITLGARGYPGIDGFTTLPVAVGFLVALSAAMFLLINGNFGRAFKACRDDYLAASLLGFHTARYRVLSLAISGFYCGVAGALMAGFMSFIQPVMFDGGKSTELTAVVVFGGLGSMSGCLLGSAILTLVTELFRPISQYRMLIYGLVLVVIMVARPEGLLGQNELSWSYLKRLFRRKGRRVGTIGSEGSETR
- a CDS encoding amidohydrolase family protein, with product MRSIDLVVAAPHVLTMEGEGVGYRADSALAVDRGRIVALGPTEEILGAYAPERLIRRPRTLLMPGFVDAHCHMELSVLRGLAQDTGHWMMYGLNPFKGSVSPRDRLWGFRLGVLEALAAGTTTLGNYDDLMHQEAALVEEMGLRGNLTQLVREMPERVYAPGELYRFDEAYGRRDLENLLDLFDRWDGRGDGRIRILFGPMGPDFLGEALLGEVREQALRRGTRVHLHVAQGDRETEQMLLRYGKRTIPWLQERGYLDEHLIAVHLTDATEEETRLVARSGASMVLCSNSIGIIDGVVPPARTFLEAGGVVGLGSDQAPGNNNHNMFNEMKLTALFHKIRHQDPEAMPAWKVLRMATVEGARAVGLGDRVGSLEEGKRGDFILVDLQAPTMMPLFVRPMRNLVPNLVYAARGNEVCLVAVDGRVLYEDGAFLTLDAEEVREEVLRLADPIGEASEETFRSVRGTNFRFMEEGKL
- a CDS encoding branched-chain amino acid ABC transporter permease, whose protein sequence is MFFQQVINGLSLGSVYALIAVGYSLVYSILLFSNFAHGGFLVIGGYLCYGILRLQGGNIWVAAGVALIGAGIAAVLTERLGYKPIRERTPLTLYMMIASMGISIVIENLFVVTVGGRFRALPPVIPTNPVNLFGLATTSAFDLLSLVTSVVCLVGLQLFLVKTKWGLAIRAASYNLRTAGLMGVNVNLLISIVFFVAGLLAAVGGIFLSVRYTLFPQLGAITTKAFVAAVIGGLGSLPGAVLGSLILGLAEMLTAGFISSQFRDLVVFAMLIITLLVRPTGFFGKSVDEKV